The following proteins come from a genomic window of Pyxidicoccus sp. MSG2:
- a CDS encoding PaaI family thioesterase, whose protein sequence is MGLRIRSRVEGDLVVADWTPLEHHQAFPGVLNGGIIGALLDCHCNWTAAYHLMKTQGAESPPCTVTADYSITLKRPTPMSGPVHLEAKPVEIQGDRAVIEGTLTAGGKVTALCRGTFVAVKPGHPAYHRW, encoded by the coding sequence ATGGGCCTGCGAATCCGCAGCCGCGTGGAGGGTGACCTCGTCGTCGCGGACTGGACGCCGCTGGAGCACCACCAGGCGTTTCCCGGTGTCCTCAACGGCGGCATCATCGGCGCGCTGCTGGACTGTCACTGCAACTGGACGGCCGCGTACCACCTGATGAAGACGCAGGGCGCGGAGTCTCCCCCATGCACCGTCACCGCCGACTACAGCATCACCCTCAAGCGCCCCACGCCCATGTCCGGGCCGGTGCACCTGGAGGCGAAGCCGGTGGAAATCCAGGGCGACCGCGCCGTGATTGAGGGCACGCTCACCGCCGGCGGGAAGGTGACGGCCCTCTGCCGCGGCACCTTCGTCGCCGTGAAGCCGGGCCACCCCGCGTATCACCGCTGGTAG
- a CDS encoding sulfatase-like hydrolase/transferase gives MSAPSLSGTLRPLLWRLLSGAALGLVLFGGESWLLLGSGLVGVDIPVDGPYAALAAAVRPVVPGLLLRVAAVYAVAGAVLALAAAVLARAWGPRRSMPGELGEGLVLLGLLAWGHAISRPALFDDLPAVRPLLAWLVEHGQPWHPRAAAGAWLLLHAVLYVTRSGVPRRTLALGAAVAGALALLLGGGWRWRGSEARHPLVVVIGIDAFRPDRLKSQGGTGEVAPHVERFLEDATLFTRAYTSVAQTEPAWRSLLTARWPHTTGVRYALTADSRLRLQPTFSQSFAQAGWRTVFATDCSRFHFEGPASGFATRLQPPRGAVNFLLEKLRYRALGVFADHALGAAWVPEFIDNRALAGIHDPMGYAERLASRLVDESRQGPTLFAFHATAAHFPGDPVHPFYRRFVPPTEPLERRLRMHFAPVTPGAKGGWSREGAEALYDELLAQADAQVGEVLEALRRTGRYDDATIVLLSDHGESFHADRPDLAGATPVHGARLSDEEYRVLLAVKPPKGRGSGPAEVDALVRLVDVGPTLLDVSGLPALPLADGATLAPLLRGGTREPLPLYAETGFTHVLPEVFDAGHWPGAPRAFDAYRIRPDGVVEMGEEAHAAILREKDTAAFDGRRWWRDSPRADGSVLRTCEGDCAGPDAYALETWLDSVQGLTPEGGWRKVAGHVDDPRNSQPPGTLRTPQQLLRLRAGQPDGPANPQPRGG, from the coding sequence ATGTCCGCCCCCTCCCTGTCCGGCACCCTCCGTCCCCTGCTGTGGCGCCTGCTGTCCGGCGCGGCCCTGGGCCTGGTGCTGTTCGGCGGGGAGTCGTGGCTGCTGCTGGGCTCCGGGCTGGTGGGCGTGGACATCCCGGTGGACGGCCCGTACGCGGCGCTGGCGGCGGCGGTGCGCCCCGTGGTGCCGGGCCTGCTGCTGCGCGTCGCGGCGGTGTACGCGGTGGCGGGGGCGGTGCTCGCGCTGGCGGCCGCCGTGCTGGCGCGGGCGTGGGGGCCCAGGCGGAGCATGCCGGGGGAACTGGGGGAGGGGCTGGTGCTGCTCGGGCTGCTGGCGTGGGGACATGCCATCTCTCGTCCCGCCCTCTTCGACGATTTGCCCGCGGTGCGGCCGCTGCTGGCGTGGCTGGTGGAGCACGGGCAGCCCTGGCACCCGCGCGCGGCGGCGGGGGCGTGGCTGCTGCTGCATGCCGTGCTGTACGTGACGCGCTCCGGAGTGCCCCGGCGGACGCTGGCGCTGGGGGCAGCGGTGGCGGGCGCCCTTGCGCTCCTGCTGGGGGGCGGGTGGCGGTGGCGTGGGTCGGAGGCGCGGCACCCGCTGGTGGTGGTCATCGGCATCGACGCCTTCCGGCCGGACCGGCTCAAGTCGCAGGGCGGCACGGGTGAGGTGGCACCGCACGTGGAGCGCTTCCTGGAGGACGCGACGCTCTTCACCCGCGCGTACACGTCCGTGGCCCAGACGGAGCCGGCGTGGCGCTCGCTGCTCACCGCGAGGTGGCCGCACACGACGGGCGTGCGCTACGCGCTGACGGCGGACTCGAGGCTGCGCCTGCAGCCGACGTTCTCCCAGTCCTTCGCCCAGGCGGGCTGGCGCACGGTGTTCGCCACGGACTGCTCGCGCTTCCACTTCGAGGGGCCGGCGTCCGGCTTCGCCACCCGCCTGCAGCCGCCGCGCGGCGCGGTGAACTTCCTGCTGGAGAAGCTGCGCTACCGGGCGCTGGGCGTCTTCGCGGACCACGCGCTCGGCGCCGCGTGGGTGCCCGAGTTCATCGACAACCGCGCGCTGGCCGGCATCCATGACCCGATGGGCTACGCGGAGCGGCTGGCGTCCCGGCTGGTGGACGAGTCCCGACAGGGCCCCACGCTGTTCGCCTTCCACGCCACCGCGGCGCACTTTCCCGGGGACCCGGTGCATCCGTTCTACCGGCGCTTCGTGCCGCCCACGGAGCCGCTGGAGCGCCGGCTGCGCATGCACTTCGCTCCGGTGACGCCGGGCGCGAAGGGCGGGTGGAGCCGCGAGGGCGCGGAGGCGCTCTACGACGAATTGCTCGCACAGGCCGACGCGCAGGTGGGCGAGGTGCTGGAGGCGCTCCGGCGCACCGGGCGCTACGACGACGCGACCATCGTCCTGCTGTCGGACCACGGCGAGAGCTTCCACGCGGACCGGCCGGACCTGGCGGGCGCCACGCCGGTGCACGGCGCGCGGCTGTCCGACGAGGAGTACCGGGTGCTGCTGGCGGTGAAGCCTCCGAAGGGGCGGGGCAGCGGGCCCGCCGAGGTGGACGCGCTGGTGCGCCTGGTGGACGTGGGGCCCACGCTGCTGGATGTGTCCGGCCTGCCCGCGCTGCCCCTGGCGGACGGCGCCACGCTGGCGCCGCTGTTGCGCGGCGGGACGCGCGAGCCCCTGCCGCTGTACGCGGAGACGGGCTTCACCCACGTGCTGCCCGAGGTCTTCGACGCGGGGCACTGGCCCGGCGCGCCGCGCGCCTTCGACGCGTACCGCATCCGCCCTGACGGCGTGGTGGAGATGGGCGAGGAGGCCCACGCGGCCATCCTCCGCGAGAAGGACACGGCCGCCTTCGACGGGCGGCGCTGGTGGAGGGACAGTCCCCGCGCGGACGGAAGCGTCCTGCGCACGTGCGAGGGCGACTGTGCAGGCCCGGACGCGTACGCGCTGGAGACGTGGCTGGACTCCGTGCAGGGACTTACGCCGGAGGGCGGCTGGCGTAAGGTGGCGGGCCATGTCGACGACCCCAGAAACTCCCAGCCTCCAGGAACGCTACGCACCCCACAACAGCTGCTTCGGCTGCGGGCCGGCCAACCCGATGGGCCTGCGAATCCGCAGCCGCGTGGAGGGTGA